In Oncorhynchus keta strain PuntledgeMale-10-30-2019 chromosome 19, Oket_V2, whole genome shotgun sequence, a single genomic region encodes these proteins:
- the LOC118370966 gene encoding GATA zinc finger domain-containing protein 1-like, with protein sequence MPLGLKPCCAVCKTNSSSMWKKGNQGEILCNNCTGKSTSSGASGPSASSNTQQNNVGGKQSKQEIHRRSARLRSTKYKNPATEKKVSTKGKGRRHIFKLKNPIKAPESVSTIITSESVFYKGVYYQIGDVIKVTDEDDGRPYYAQIRGFVQDQYCEKSAALTWLIPTQASPKDLFDPATYIVGPEEDFPRKMEYLEFVCHAPSEYFKSRSCPFPTIPIRPEKGYIWTHIGPTPAIAIKESFGNSN encoded by the exons ATGCCGCTGGGTTTGAAACCATGTTGCGCTGTCTGCAAAACAAACTCATCGTCTATGTGGAAAAAGGGAAACCAAGGAGAGATCCTGTGCAATAACTGTACGGGGAAGAGCACCAGCAGTGGAGCATCTGGACCGTCTGCGTCCTCCAACACACAGCAGAATAATGTCGGGGGCAAGCAG TCTAAACAAGAGATCCACAGGAGATCAGCACGGTTGAGGAGCACCAAGTACAAAAACCCTGCTACCGAAAAAAAGGTCTCTACCAAAGGAAAAGGAAGAAGACACATCTTCAAACTAAAAAAT CCAATCAAAGCACCAGAATCTGTTTCCACTATCATCACATCAGAATCAGTCTTTTATAAG GGTGTGTATTATCAGATAGGAGATGTCATCAAAGTTACAGATGAGGATGATGGGAGGCCATACTATGCACAGATCAGAGGTTTTGTCCAGGACCAATACTGTGAGAAAAGTGCAGCCTTGACTTGGTTGATACCAACCCAGGCCAGTCCTAAGGACCTGTTTGATCCTGCCACTTACATTGTTG GTCCAGAGGAGGATTTTCCCAGGAAGATGGAGTACCTGGAGTTTGTGTGCCACGCCCCCTCGGAGTACTTCAAGTCCAGGAGCTGTCCTTTCCCCACCATTCCTATCCGTCCAGAGAAAGGCTACATCTGGACCCATATTGGACCCACGCCAGCCATCGCTATCAAAGAATCTTTTGGCAACAGCAATTAG